The stretch of DNA CTAAAACCACGTCGGTCCCCGCGAAGCTGCATATTTCTTTCGTCCCCAACCTGTCCGTACGGttgtcatcttcttcctcctcctccgccgataGGGTTTCTGCCATGGCGAATCCTATGGCGGCGTCCAGGAGAGGGGTTCGCGTGGTGGGGAATTACTTAATCGGACCCCAGATCGGTTCGGGGATGTTCTCAGTGGTCTGGTTGGCGCGGCACCGCATGCGGGGGACGGAGGTCGCCGTGAAGGAGATCGTCGTCGATCGCCTGAGCGATAAGCTCAAGGAGAGACTCCTCACCGAGGTCTTCATCCTCAAGCGCATCAAGCACCCCAACATCATCGCCCTCCGCGATTTCTTCCAGGTTTTTTCGACTTTCGATCTTTAATTTCGCTTCTTTCGGCTTCCTCGGATCTTTTTACGTTATTTCGATGCTTGTTTACCTTATGCGCACGTAGTTAACGTAGATCATCTCTACATTTACTAACTGATGTGTTCTAGCGAGGTTTGTGATGGAGTCGAACGCGAGGACCTAGATTTCCTAGAAAAGTGAATGATTTTAGTGAACTTGCCTCAACATTTTGTactaacaaatatttaaattatctatgtGTTGTTTAATATAACACAGATTAGTGAAACTACTGCAGGGACCTGTTATCCAATGCCCTGTTGCCCCTCTATTTTTGTCGCTAAGGGCTTTTCTGATACATTTCTTCATGTCTTAATACATCGGTAATGATTTCTGTATTTATATCAGAATTACAGGAAGAACATGGTATATCAATACGAATATTGGTTCACCGCTATTCGTTTGCTGTAGCCTTTGCGTGTGAGGCTTAAATTATCTAATTTGCTGACGGTGTGATTTTAGTTTATGTGTTTGTAATGAATAAAATAGCTCTAACTTACTTTAATAGAATAAACATAAATCTGATAAATCAATATTGTTAGTTATAGAATTGCTACAATGGCCCTCTTGTTGTTGGACATTTGCTATGCAGTGCATACTGTATGAAATATGAGCTTGGCCTTCCCCTCTATAGTTAGGAACTACTAATACATAAACTAACATAAGGAAAGAAATAGATATCTTGCCGTATAATTATCTATTTTCGTTTTGGGTATGAAATCTAGTCTTCTTTTCCCTTGTTACTCTAGATTGGTGAGAGGATATATCTTGTATTGGAATACTGCCGTGGCGGTGATCTATCGATGTACATGCAGCGTCATGGAAGAGTTTCAGAAGCAATTGCCAAGCATTTTTTGCAACAGCTAGGTACTTGTAGTTTGGTTTTATGTACTGAGACAAGGCCTTTGTAGTTATATTAGCATGGTCTCTAATATGTTCTTGCGATATCTCTAAATAtccataataatttattctgttACAGCATCTGGTCTACAGGTGCTTTGTAAACACAATGTGGTTCATCGAGATTTAAAGCCGCAGGTTTGTTTCCTTGTTATTCTAATGATGAATGACTACTTTTCCTTGTTAGTGTAATGATGACTAAGTACTTTCAGCTTTTTAATCTATATGGCTAGTCTCTGCTTTCCCAAATCAAGCTATAGGTACATCTTATAAATAACACTCCATACCTTGTTCTAACCCATCTGTATCCAGCTCTTATTTTGAAACGAGGAAACTAAAGTTTGTATCGTGATCTATGGCATTGAACCAAGCTGAAAGTTTCCTGCCTAAAAGCAGATGCAAGCATTAGCCTTTCCCTATAATAACCCTGAGAATATgctagaatttgatattttggaaTTAGGGAATGCCGCTGGATTTCTAAATAGGTATCCTTTGGAGTATTTTCTCTCCACTTAAGACTATTTAAGTCAAAGTAATTCGAGTTCTAACATTATTGCCTCAATTGTGTGAACTAATTCAGTTTTTATATCCAATTTTTTTGGTAGGATCTTAGATGTGTCTAAGTCTAAAAGCTTAAATCTTTTGATAACATTCATATCAAGATTGATCTCTAACTTCAAGGAGctatgaatatatttatatgacAAAATACATATCCAAGTCTAACCTTTTTGGAGTTATTGGTCTAAGTGTTAATACAATGCTTTTATGCTACAAATATTTGTATTAATTCAACTATGTTATGCATTTTGTTTGATTGCTGGTTTGCtgctttcttttttatattttcaattcatTATAGCTAATCTCAGATATTATTAAGTTGATTTCAGGTTTTCAAAGAATCTTGATATCAAGTACCAGCATTTCTATTTCATTTGGTATTTCGATTATTCATAAGTTGATGATTGTGTTCAACAGAATCTTCTTCTCTTGACAAAGGAGGAAAAACCTGTATTGAAGATCGCGGACTTTGGTTTTGCAAGGTGAGTTATCTTATTCTATTTGCAATTCTAACTCACACTATATTGTTTTCACTTGTAACATCGAAAAGTTTATTGACCTTTTCTATTTGTTGATCAATGGGAATATGAATACTTACTGATGTTCCATCTAATGCTGATTTTTAACTGCATTACCTGTGATTTACCTGTGTTTTGAAGTGTTACTTTTCTAGAAAATATTACCAGATTTCTTTCCATTTCCTCTGTttcttttcccccctttttaTAAAAGGGTGTCTGTTTCTTTCAATTTATGTAGAATACTGGCATTTCTCTGTGTTTACTCACGTGGTTGTTTTTTTCTATATTGAGTTACTTTCCCAAGCAGATCTCTACAGCCATGTGGTCTTGCTGAAACACTATGTGGTACACCACTTTATATGGCTCCAGAAGTGATGCAAGTTCAAAAGTATGATGCAAAGGTGACAGACCCATCTCTTATCAAATAAGATTGTCCGACCTGCATTTTTTTCACTCCTTATCCTGATGGAACAGGCAGATCTCTGGAGTGTTGGTATCATACTATTTCAACTCGTAACTGGGCAAGCCCCATTTAATGGAAGCAATCAGATACAGGTTTTTCCCAGTTAATTATTTCTTCCTATCAAACTCTTCTCTTACCTTATTGCCGATTGAATGAGCTTTTCTATTCATCAGTTGCTGCAGAATATTGTTAAGTCAAATGAGCTACCTTTCCCTCGTGATAACAATCTTAGCAACGACTGCATCGACTTATGCAAGAAGTTATTACGACGCAATCCAGGCATGGatttttgtatatttagctATATGTTTGTGTTTTTTTATCCTTCTAgcacttaatttttatatgccTTAACTCATTGGTAGCTTCAGGCCACAAGTATGGCAGAGCATAGACAGTGAGTTGCAGAATGGGATTGTAGTGGCTAATAAATAGTTCTTCATTGTTGATTTAGGTTGTTATGCATGGTATGATACTGGTGGTTTGAAGGGTTGCATAAAAAATCAAGCTTTTGAAGTTAACAAGAGAAATCAATTGGACTTATTTTTTCATTGTATTCTTAAGCAGTTTTAAATATGTGTTAGGAATTATATTTCAAGtgttatccttttcttttctcttgctAATATTTTGCGTTCATATTGTTCTGACTTTATTATGCCACTTTTCTCAACAAAAATGGTATCAAACTTTCTGAGAACTCATGTTATAGTAGGAAAACCTTCTTATGTTCCTTACCTTTCATATGTATTAGTTATTCTTTGAAGATGCgaattcttatttttctttgatGTTTCTAACCCGTCTAATGCTTCTAGTGGAACGCCTTATGGTTGAAGAATTTGCAAACCACAAATTTCTGTCAGTAAACAAGTCAGATGGAGATATAAGGTTAAAGTCATATGTTATTCCAGCCTACCCTGCACAACTTTCCAAAATGCTAATATTTTAATCTTGTATATACAAGTAGCAGTCAAGTATCTACCAGCACAAAAGATGGCCTTACTTTGGTTGATTGCAGTCCGATGAGGTCAATAGGACACAGTTCTCATAAAGATACGACAACTTGCTTGTTAGATAATGATTCCATGCAACGACGAGGAGGCACCCCAAGGCCTTCCTATGGGATTCACTCTACCAAATTACATTTAACTCCGGCAAGTAGCTTATTGAAAAAGACGGGTCTTCGTTCTATGCACAGTTCTAATGTCTGTAGACCGGAAGCTACAAGCCACCCACTTGATTCTCTGGACAGAAGTAAAGGGAAGGAGTATACAACTCCAAAAGGTATCACATTCAtcctttttatcttttataaatagttttttGTTCAAACGAATGGATGGTTCCTGTCCTATCCCATAGTTGCAACTTAATTCCTAAACGTTTCACTTAAACTATTCAGTTTGTGAATTTTCTCATATATTCCATTCCTGGCTACTATAAAACAAATCTGACAGAAGTTGACTTCCTCCTGCAAATTTACCTTCTTAATCCCATTTCAGATATACTAAAACAATGAGAGTCATTTCACAAGAGTTGGTGTGAAATGGTTATTTCacaggagattttttttttttttccgaagaTCAAGGGTGGAATGGCACAATGGGAGAAAGTTTAGGGATTAAGTGCTTTGGTGAAAAGTTCAGGGACCAAGTCACAATATCAATGTGGTGCAGGGACTATCCATACACTTTTGCACGACTGGAactgattttcttttcttttcttatatgtAGATGGTATGGCCATTGATTGGTTGGAGCGTGTAGATGAGGATTTTGTTGTTGTGACTATGCTACCTCGACAGACATCTTCATCAGGTGCCTCTCTGCTAGGTGATTCTCCATACAAATCAGAAAACTCAAGGAAAGCATCCAGAGATGTTAGTGTGCTTTCAATAGAAGGTGTATCAAGGGATTCACCTATAGTGACAGAAAAGGAGTGCATATTTAGGGTTGGAACCTTGCAGCATTGTGCGTCTGCCGTAAATGAGGTTGTCAAAGAAGAGGTAAATAGTATGACGGTTTTCAAAGCTGGCTTTTCCTTTGTTGTTCGTGATTTTTTGGATGTGTTCTCGCACTATacaaaccaaggatttaagtgccgtggcacgggaccgtgccggaaacttgccggcacggtacggcacggtgcgtaccaagccgtgccgatgcgtgccggtcaaaaaaattcttatgtgccgacacataatagcatgaaatatttattttctgtagcaacaaaatattctaactattttttatgtctttttatcatatcttttgaactttattgagaaaattacttattaatttaaagaattgagggttttgagctgtgccatcggcacggggtctgtatcgtgccggtattttgttggcacggtacggcacggtggatacggtccGTGCCGACGGGTACTTAAAACCTTGATACAAACTTCGATATGTTTGATTGTTGGTTGCTTGGAGTTTCCTTTTAAACATTAACAAGCGATTCCTATGTTCTCATCTTTTTCTCATGCTACTTGGATTCTCCGAGTCAGTAATCTGCCTGTACAACCAGAGCCCTTACCTATGAATTCTTTATTTCTGTTTTCTATCATTGGTGTCCTTGAGTGTTCTTATAGTCTAAAATTGATacttctttttcaaaaaaaaaaaaaaaacccttaaaaTTTTTGTCAACTTTCTTTTCCATCTGTTCTTTTTCGGGGGTGGTATCAAATGTCAATTTTCACTCTGAGATTGAAAATGGTAGAAAATTGGAAGCATTGGATGTTCAGCTAATAATACTTGCAATTTGGAAGCCAGTAATGTACATTTGCCACACTTATGGGGCCTcagaaaagacaaaaagaagATAGGGATGCTTCCCGTTCCTTTGTGAACTCTCAAATTCCTGATGTCGTATTCTTGCAGATTGAAAGAGAGTTCATTCATGAAGTTGGGCGTGCTGAAGAGCTTGCTTCAGAATTTGTGCATATAGCTGGTATATATATGCTCTTATTGTTTCTAGTTATCAACATAGTTTCTTTCTATCCTATGCCAATGTTGTTTATTTCTATCCTATTCTGACATAAAAAATGAACATGCAGAGGCTACTGATATGCCGGATGGGATTGAGATAATATCTCTGTCTGCGCTTACGTCAGGCAGACTTGGTGCTGTGAGTAACATACCATCTTTTCGCATGTTACAGATTTGTTATCGTTAGTTTTCCTATTCCCTTTTGGAGGAGTATTTGGGTTGGGGGTGGGGGGTTGGGGTGGTGCAGAGGGACAGTTCAAAGTTCGGCCCCTTGAAGTTTTGACCTGGATTTCAACTTTGGCCTTGTAGTTTCTATCATAGCGATTTGATCCTTAAAATTTGTTCTTCATAATTATTTAGTCCTTGTAGTCtaatcatcaaaaaataaaaagcgcCATGTCACTAaccttatttttgtttttccaaaGAACACCAAATCATGATTAGAAAGTATTTGAATAAATCATGGGCTCTTTGCTTGCTGGTTTCtgttgttttttattattattatttttggttcATGGACGGTTAGCTTTCATTGTTCATCTTAAATAGAACGAAGTTACTAATGAAGAATAAAACAGGTTGATGAGATGATGGGAAATGAAGAGAGAGCTACGAACCGGTATTCAAAAGCAGTGGATTTGTTGCATTTCCTATTGGTGGAAGCGCCCTCTCTCGCTCTCAAGCCGCCATTGACCCTGACAAGTTCACTTCGTCGCCGACTCTGGTCCTACATTGATACGCTTAACATTAAGTGATTGCAGTTCAAGTCCGAGAGGTCCAAAACTGATGCTCCCCAATTGCCCCGCAACCTGTAGAACCTGTACTGCAATTACATTAGCCCCATCCATCAATttgtacagtttttttttttttttttttgggtgtgttttcttcttttttgatcACCGTTGGTTTAGCATGTGATATAGCTATGGTATAGTGCCTTTTAGATTGTTCATAATAGGGCAtgattttatctaataatagtAGAGTTGTACAGTATCACCATTATTGCTCGAGGAGGCAATCTAAACATATCCACTTGGCCGAAAGAAAAAGATTTCTGTGTAAATCGAGATTGtttgtgttaaaaaaaaaaattgattcaaaatggtatcctattttaatttctttatgtgATTTTTAATCTCTTCTGGGCTCCACATTTCCAAAGCGCACACTGGCGATCAAGTGGCAAAAAGTTGGGCTCCACATTTCCAAAGCGCACACTGGCGATCAAGTGGTAAAAAGTTGGATAGTTGGCAtagaaagttttaaatttaaagaccagttattttatatttttagtttaatttatatatatttttttaaacgaAGCAGGAGCATActaatattcttttaaaaaataaaaataaaataaaaaatccggTTCAACGCCTCAAGATTGCTTGTATCCACGAAACGGCTAGACTTAAATAATCCGTTTCCGATTAACATTTCAAACGTGAAGCTTTACAAACCAACGTGAAAATTCCACAGTAGCCAATAATAGTCCCCCATGCCACTCATTAAAAACGACATTTACTCTGTTGTTTATTACTAGTGTTTTTATGGCCCGGCCCAGTGGGCCAGGTCGAGCATTACAAGTCCGCGACCGCGTCTGGGCCTCCTTCGTGTTCCGGTGGAAGTACCGCAGcgtctcttctcctctcctctcctcctctcccctcccctccccacGGCCATGGACACTCACCACGCATCCCGGGGCCGGCGTACGGTAATCACccccgctctctctcttctctttttctccaaCAACAATTGGAACACCGAATCGCGTGCTTATTTTCTCATCCCTCtccccatttttcttttttcttttttttttgcgttcCTCCTTTTCCCCCAATTTCCACCACAGTTGGAAGAAATTCGCCAAAAGAGAGCCGCCGAGAGATTGCACAAAGCGTCCTCCGGATCCGATCTCGAATCCTCCAATCATTCCGGtgtgcgctctctctctcttctctgttTTTCGTCCATGGCGAACGCATATGAATCGTCTTACGAATCGGGGGATTTTGTTGCCTTTTTCAGGGAATCACAAATTGGAGAGCGAATTCACACCGGCCGAGGTTCGAAGTTTCGAATTTCTTCACGCCTGAATCTATCCATATGCTTTGTTTCCTAAACACAGTTTTAGATCAATTTGTGGCCCATCAGAAAATTAGTTCTCAATCGAAGATTTGAGTTAACAATGAGTGACTCTGTAAATTTCGTGTGCAGAGAGATTCTCATGCGTTGCTAGCTCGAGTCAAAGAGCTTGAGAGTAGAAATGCTGAATTAGAAAAGGAAAACCAGAAATTAGTGTCGAAGGTACTATATTCAATATACGTATGCACTTTTATATAAGAGAC from Ananas comosus cultivar F153 linkage group 18, ASM154086v1, whole genome shotgun sequence encodes:
- the LOC109724253 gene encoding serine/threonine-protein kinase ATG1c-like isoform X2; this encodes MANPMAASRRGVRVVGNYLIGPQIGSGMFSVVWLARHRMRGTEVAVKEIVVDRLSDKLKERLLTEVFILKRIKHPNIIALRDFFQIGERIYLVLEYCRGGDLSMYMQRHGRVSEAIAKHFLQQLASGLQVLCKHNVVHRDLKPQNLLLLTKEEKPVLKIADFGFARSLQPCGLAETLCGTPLYMAPEVMQVQKYDAKADLWSVGIILFQLVTGQAPFNGSNQIQLLQNIVKSNELPFPRDNNLSNDCIDLCKKLLRRNPVERLMVEEFANHKFLSVNKSDGDISQVSTSTKDGLTLVDCSPMRSIGHSSHKDTTTCLLDNDSMQRRGGTPRPSYGIHSTKLHLTPASSLLKKTGLRSMHSSNVCRPEATSHPLDSLDRSKGKEYTTPKDGMAIDWLERVDEDFVVVTMLPRQTSSSGASLLGDSPYKSENSRKASRDVSVLSIEGVSRDSPIVTEKECIFRVGTLQHCASAVNEVVKEEIEREFIHEVGRAEELASEFVHIAEATDMPDGIEIISLSALTSGRLGAVDEMMGNEERATNRYSKAVDLLHFLLVEAPSLALKPPLTLTSSLRRRLWSYIDTLNIK
- the LOC109724253 gene encoding serine/threonine-protein kinase ATG1c-like isoform X3 codes for the protein MANPMAASRRGVRVVGNYLIGPQIGSGMFSVVWLARHRMRGTEVAVKEIVVDRLSDKLKERLLTEVFILKRIKHPNIIALRDFFQIGERIYLVLEYCRGGDLSMYMQRHGRVSEAIAKHFLQQLASGLQVLCKHNVVHRDLKPQNLLLLTKEEKPVLKIADFGFARSLQPCGLAETLCGTPLYMAPEVMQVQKYDAKADLWSVGIILFQLVTGQAPFNGSNQIQLLQNIVKSNELPFPRDNNLSNDCIDLCKKLLRRNPVERLMVEEFANHKFLSVNKSDGDISSQVSTSTKDGLTLVDCSPMRSIGHSSHKDTTTCLLDNDSMQRRGGTPRPSYGIHSTKLHLTPASSLLKKTGLRSMHSSNVCRPEATSHPLDSLDRSKGKEYTTPKDGMAIDWLERVDEDFVVVTMLPRQTSSSGASLLGDSPYKSENSRKASRDVSVLSIEGVSRDSPIVTEKECIFRVGTLQHCASAVNEVVKEEVNSMTVFKAGFSFVVRDFLDVFSHYTNFDMFDCWLLGVSF
- the LOC109724253 gene encoding serine/threonine-protein kinase ATG1c-like isoform X1, whose translation is MANPMAASRRGVRVVGNYLIGPQIGSGMFSVVWLARHRMRGTEVAVKEIVVDRLSDKLKERLLTEVFILKRIKHPNIIALRDFFQIGERIYLVLEYCRGGDLSMYMQRHGRVSEAIAKHFLQQLASGLQVLCKHNVVHRDLKPQNLLLLTKEEKPVLKIADFGFARSLQPCGLAETLCGTPLYMAPEVMQVQKYDAKADLWSVGIILFQLVTGQAPFNGSNQIQLLQNIVKSNELPFPRDNNLSNDCIDLCKKLLRRNPVERLMVEEFANHKFLSVNKSDGDISSQVSTSTKDGLTLVDCSPMRSIGHSSHKDTTTCLLDNDSMQRRGGTPRPSYGIHSTKLHLTPASSLLKKTGLRSMHSSNVCRPEATSHPLDSLDRSKGKEYTTPKDGMAIDWLERVDEDFVVVTMLPRQTSSSGASLLGDSPYKSENSRKASRDVSVLSIEGVSRDSPIVTEKECIFRVGTLQHCASAVNEVVKEEIEREFIHEVGRAEELASEFVHIAEATDMPDGIEIISLSALTSGRLGAVDEMMGNEERATNRYSKAVDLLHFLLVEAPSLALKPPLTLTSSLRRRLWSYIDTLNIK